The Corythoichthys intestinalis isolate RoL2023-P3 chromosome 1, ASM3026506v1, whole genome shotgun sequence genome has a segment encoding these proteins:
- the LOC130921431 gene encoding zinc finger protein OZF-like yields MTEEDLHPEKHNPLHFKQEPEMLYIKQEEPLTPSVKEEQEDEIIAGIVGVKSKEDEDPSEENGAATPSSDSSFQHLPTKEEGGSQQDGFLAPLSDSDDVTSHSSDTDTNEEDVDFDQNALKSFNCAGGKPFACTFCYKGFSRKTHLEMHKRTHTGVKPFACTYCGKRFTQKGSLNTHTRTHTGEKPFTCSRCDKRFCQKILLEIHTRTHTGEKPFVCTHCNKRFAQKSHLTTHNRTHSREKLFVCKFCGQRFAEKGNLDKHKSTHSGEKPFGCSHCGKRFTRKGDLVLHTRSHTGEKPFACTLCDKRFSHSSNLINHTRTHTGEKPFACSICHRRFCHRASLYKHAITHTRGKPFDS; encoded by the coding sequence ATGACTGAAGAAGATCTTCATCCTGAGAAACACAATCCCCTCCACTTTAAACAGGAGCCGGAGATGTTGTACATCAAACAGGAAGAGCCACTCACCCCCTCCGTTAAAGAAGAACAGGAAGATGAAATCATTGCAGGGATCGTCGGTGTGAAGAGCAAAGAAGATGAAGATCCAAGCGAAGAGAACGGAGCAGCGACACCTTCGAGCGACAGCTCATTTCAACACCTGCCAACAAAAGAAGAGGGAGGATCGCAACAGGACGGCTTCTTAGCTCCGCTTTCGGATAGCGACGACGTAACGTCACACTCTTCTGACACTGATACTAATGAGGAGGATGTtgactttgaccaaaatgcttTGAAATCCTTCAACTGTGCTGGTGGGAAACCCTTTGCCTGCACATTTTGCTACAAGGGATTTTCTCGGAAGACTCATTTAGAAATGCataagcgtacacacactggagtaaagccttttgcctgcacatattgtggtaaaagatttacCCAGAAGGGaagtttaaacacacacacaagaacacacactggagagaagcctttcaccTGCTCACGTTGCGATAAAAGGTTTTGTCAGAAGATACTGTTAGAAATCCAcacgcgtacacacactggagaaaagccttttgtctgcacacatTGCAACAAAAGATTTGCTCAGAAGTCTCATTTAACAACACATAATCGTACACACAGTcgagaaaagctctttgtctgcaaattttgtggtcaaagattcgccgagaagggaaatttggacaaacaCAAAAGCACACAcagtggagagaagccttttggctGCTCacattgtggtaaaagattcactcgGAAAGGAGATTTAGTATTGCACACAAGAAGCCACACTGGggaaaaaccttttgcctgcacactttgcgacAAAAGATTTTCTCATAGTTCTAATTTGATAAACCATacacgtacacacactggagaaaagccttttgcctgctcaattTGTCATAGAAGATTCTGTCACAGGGCATCTTTATACAAACACGCAATAACACACACTAGAGGGAAACCTTTTGACAGTTGA